GCGGGCATTGTGAAGACCGCGGACCTTGCAGACAACACGGACCCGGCCAGACAAGCACTGCTTGATGAGGACACCCGGGCACGACTTCGCAAGAAGTACCGCAGAGCCTACGAGCTGCTCGGCGTCGCCCCCGAACCACACGACTGAATCAACGGATCCGGACGGCTCTGACGACGCCCTCCGCTCGCAGATGAAAGGCGAGTGGACCAACATCGAGAGGCCCTCTGATCACATCGATCTCAGCCCACTGCGGCCACTCGCACGAGGAGCCCACCGCCGACGGGCGGACTCGACGACAGGAATGCCCGAGCGACCGCACCCGAACGACCGCACCCGGACGTCGGGTCGCCCCGCCCTGCTTGCCGGCCCACCTCGGGTCGCCCTGCCCCATTGCCCGGTTCGCCTCGGGTCGCTCTGTCGGGCACCGGGGCACACGGAGTGATCCATGGTGCCAGCAACGAGAACACCCCAGGTCGTTGACCTGGGGTGCTGTTGCCGAGCCGCCTACCAGAATCGAACTGGTGACCTATTCATTACGAGTGAATCGCTCTACCGACTGAGCTAAGGCGGCAACCGACCTAACTCTAGCCAAAGCTGGGACTCTTGGTCAAAAGGAGCGGCTGGAGAACTCTGCTGCGCTCACCGCTCACAGTGCGGCAGGCACGAAGCTTGCGGGGGCGACGTGATCGAACGAAGATCACAATGTAGCTCATCTCACATTTTCCGGCAACGAGGATCATCATTCACGGCCCAGGAGACGGATTCATCATGACCCAGCTCGCGGTACCTGCGGTCCGAGACCTGACCGAGATCGGCGATGAGCTCGGTCAGTGGCAGTCCGACGATGGGCCGGCCCAACTTCACCCGGGGGACCTCGGCTGGTACTCGCTGCGAGGTGCAGGGGCAACGGCTGGTGACCTGAGAGTCTGGCGCTCAGGAGAGAGCACTCTCGCCGTTGGCTTGCTGGACGGTGCGAATCTGCTTCGCCTGGCCATTCACCCCTCGCTCCTCCACGACGATTCCCTCGCGCAAGACATCCAGTCGGCCGTTGAACCCTCGCCCAGCGAGGTCTTCGCACACGGCACGGCCATCGTCGAGGCCCGCGGTGCAACCGCACTCTGCGACCGCCTGGTTGCAAACGGGTGGTCCACCGATGAGCCTTGGACACCGCTGCAGCGCGACCTGAGCCGATCAGTTGAGGACCCAGGCATGACAGTGGTGACCGCTGGTATCCGCGAAGCCGAGGAATGGGCTTCCGTTCACTGGTCAGCATTCCGAGGCACGCCGTACACCGAGGACGACACGGCAAAGTTCATCGGCCGTTGGCGAACGATGTCGACCGGCCCGTTCTCCTCACGTGCACGGAGTCTGCTCGGATATGACGACTCCGGCCAGCCGGTCGCCGCGGCCACGGTCTGGTCGGCAGGTCCTGCACGCCCTGGGCTGCTCGAGCCGGTCGCGGTTCACCGCGACCACCAAGGTCGTGGATTCGGCAAGGCCATGGCCATCGCCGCCGCGAAGAACCTGCAGCAGATGGGAGCGTCAGCGGCTTCCGTCGCGGCCGAAACCGCGAACACTGCCGCAGTCGCTACCTATTCCGCGGCCGGCTTCATTGCCCACGCCGAGGTGAGGGACCTTCGCCGAGGCGGGTGAAGCCCCGGTGCCCTGTGGCAGCTCACCAGCTAACCTGGTGGAGACAGGCATTCGAACAGAGAAAAGGGTGGCGCACGTGGTCGAGTTCGACTCCAAGGACTTCATGAGTGATTTCAAGGCGCTCATCGAATGTGAGTCGTTCTCGCAGGACGCCGACTCTCTGGCGCGCAGTGCCCAGCTCGTCTCCCGCATCGGCACGGGCCTGCTGGGCGCGGCTCCACACATCATCGAGACCGATTCGCATCCTCATGTGCTGTGGCGCTTCGGCACGGGACCACGCAGGGTCGTGCTCATCGGGCATCACGACACCGTATGGCCGACCGGCACGCTCACGGACTTCCCCTATTCGGTGGCCGAGGGAGTCGTTCGCGGACCGGGAGCCGACGATATGAAGGGCGGTCTGCTCATCGCACTGTATGCGATGGCTCGCCTGCGGGCACAACGGGGCAGCCTCGACGGCGTCAGCATCCTCATGACCGGAGACGAAGAGCTCGGCTCCCCCGGTTCCCGGCAGATCATCGAAGACGAAGCCCGTGGTGCCAAGGCTGCGTTGGTCTTCGAAAGCGGTGCACCCGATGGATCGGTGAAGATCGCTCGCAAAGGTGTCGCCATCTACTCCCTCGAGGTCACCGGACTGGCCGCCCACGCGGGAGTCGAACCCGAGAAGGGCATCAACGCCACGATCGAGGTGGCCAATCAGGTCGTCGGGATCGCGGCGCTGCACGATCCGTCAGTCGGGACCTCGGTCGTGCCCACCGTCATGCACAGCGGCTCGACGACGAATACGGTACCCGCCAGAGCTGTAGTCGGTGTCGACTCCCGTGCCGCCTCGGTGATGGAACAGGAACGCATCGACGGGATCCTCAGCTCCCTGTCCCCCACTGTCGCCGGGGCGAAGGTCGACGTCAGAGGCGGGATCAATCGGGCACCTCTGGAAGAGAAGATGGCGATGGGTCTCTACGCCCGGGCGCAGCGCCTCACTGCCGACCTGGGCCACCCGCCGCTGCGGTCCGTGGCCGTCGGCGGCGGGTCGGACGGCAACTTCACCGCAGGCGTCGGCACACCGACCCTCGACGGTTTGGGCACCGTGGGCGGCGGCTCGCACGCCAGGACCGAACACGCTCTGCAGCTGTGGATCCCCCGCCGAGTCGAACTCACCTCGGCATTGGTCGGCGAGCTACTCGCCGAGGACGAGACAGTCACCGCAGACGAAGCGCTCGCCGAGGACTGAAGCTCACAGAGCCCCGGTGCGGTCCTCGAGCAGCCAGGGGTTCGACAGCAACACGAACGCCGATTCGACGATGAGCACGGGCGACATGTTCGTCTGCAGACGAGTTCTCGCCTGACCGATGGCGTCGATGCGCAGCAGCGTCGTATCGGGTCCGTCCCTGTTCGCCTGCTGGGCGATGAGGTCGCCTTCCCCCGCGTTGATCCACCCTTCGCGGATGCCCAGCTGGTACATAAGGATATCGCGGTAGAGGCTCATGAGTTCGAGGAAGATCCGGTCGAGTTCGTCGTTGCGGGCCCGCACCGAGCGTCTCTTCTGCTCCTCTTCGAGCTTCCGGATCTGGGCCCTGGCCGAGGGCGGGATGGATTTCTCCGATTCGATGCCCAGGGTCGC
The Brevibacterium marinum genome window above contains:
- a CDS encoding M20/M25/M40 family metallo-hydrolase; translation: MSDFKALIECESFSQDADSLARSAQLVSRIGTGLLGAAPHIIETDSHPHVLWRFGTGPRRVVLIGHHDTVWPTGTLTDFPYSVAEGVVRGPGADDMKGGLLIALYAMARLRAQRGSLDGVSILMTGDEELGSPGSRQIIEDEARGAKAALVFESGAPDGSVKIARKGVAIYSLEVTGLAAHAGVEPEKGINATIEVANQVVGIAALHDPSVGTSVVPTVMHSGSTTNTVPARAVVGVDSRAASVMEQERIDGILSSLSPTVAGAKVDVRGGINRAPLEEKMAMGLYARAQRLTADLGHPPLRSVAVGGGSDGNFTAGVGTPTLDGLGTVGGGSHARTEHALQLWIPRRVELTSALVGELLAEDETVTADEALAED
- a CDS encoding GNAT family N-acetyltransferase, yielding MTQLAVPAVRDLTEIGDELGQWQSDDGPAQLHPGDLGWYSLRGAGATAGDLRVWRSGESTLAVGLLDGANLLRLAIHPSLLHDDSLAQDIQSAVEPSPSEVFAHGTAIVEARGATALCDRLVANGWSTDEPWTPLQRDLSRSVEDPGMTVVTAGIREAEEWASVHWSAFRGTPYTEDDTAKFIGRWRTMSTGPFSSRARSLLGYDDSGQPVAAATVWSAGPARPGLLEPVAVHRDHQGRGFGKAMAIAAAKNLQQMGASAASVAAETANTAAVATYSAAGFIAHAEVRDLRRGG